From the Lathyrus oleraceus cultivar Zhongwan6 chromosome 4, CAAS_Psat_ZW6_1.0, whole genome shotgun sequence genome, one window contains:
- the LOC127138531 gene encoding uncharacterized protein LOC127138531: MCNKGFQCLSESETVIDFRQNFIIMDSPTAVRSPATTAGSGSGSNEDGRRVKFLCSFLGSIMPRPQDGKLRYVGGETRIVSVSREVSFEELMGKMRELYEGVAVLKYQQPDEDLDALVSVVNDDDVVNMMEEYDKLGSGDGFTRLRIFLFSQSEQDGSAHFIDGDDSERRYVDALNSLNDASELRRLQQMEFPMIGTIEDIHVGDQFGNPMGLENGIHSQRSGELGMSPYNLHHIPIQHQQPMGQRYNEIDAQWNPGYYSPRHHGLSHHDSRSSLVDYPSSPSATRYRVPFPDMPDKGIDRVSEDYARHHGNHHHPLYENQPQYPENVVWLPTGAAHGDKSGFQGNVLHSSHGHDGNNICEHCRMNFQRAQPHLEHPNMLPPVSVPCPECHSSREALAVNVDAKLPPSMYPNDIQNHERACGLQHQGSGRVSDHYVGDVPIINFPPGHGSLIDGHALPSSHVHQQVGPELGVELFPDQTMAAMPHLKIPSLEESSAQYGNVPSTYGVDNNYAMPRGHAPGYTLWTNGPTPVHIGPPYEATTLHQPVDGVTNAGLFRGEGRPGFFIGTDSQSLWVDSSQKFSGHDGSAIPEYPYANAPKLNPIPTGQEIQHPIILDATIHPPQDGNAGTCVEPVQLQKSSLNIIHNNEVLINDAHLTEVMGLQSVSLLGEGNKSKCEDKVENFNVQRVSSRDQNQIVEDVSNAAAVIVESNNSSLKPSSEFGFVEKLVDKDCSDPGDSQHLVDQFNILPELIASVKKAALECHDEVKPTGEEHADCQMNNSNTREETEKEVEPVNALGDLELDTENDHVDTSKIEPTKAEAEAIARGLQTIRNDDLEEIRELGSGTYGAVYHGKWKGSDVAIKRIKASCFAGRPSERARLIADFWKEALMLSSLHHPNVVSFYGIVRDGPDGSLATVTEFMVNGSLKQFLHKKDRTIDRRKRLIIAMDAAFGMEYLHGKNIVHFDLKCENLLVNMRDPQRPVCKIGDLGLSKVKQHTLVSGGVRGTLPWMAPELLSGKSNMVSEKIDVYSFGIVMWELLTGDEPYADMHCASIIGGIVNNSLRPQIPTWCDPEWKSLMESSWASDPVDRPSFSEISKKLRTMAASVNVK; this comes from the exons ATGTGTAATAAAGGGTTTCAATGCTTGAGCGAGTCTGAGACTGTAATTGATTTTCGACAAAACTTTATTATCATGGATAGTCCCACGGCCGTTCGATCTCCGGCCACCACGGCTGGTTCGGGTTCCGGTTCCAACGAGGATGGTCGTCGTGTTAAATTTTTGTGTAGCTTTCTAGGTAGTATAATGCCTCGTCCGCAAGACGGGAAGTTGCGTTATGTTGGTGGTGAGACGAGGATTGTGAGTGTTTCGAGAGAGGTTAGCTTTGAGGAGTTGATGGGGAAGATGAGGGAGTTGTATGAAGGTGTTGCTGTGTTGAAGTATCAACAGCCTGATGAGGATCTTGATGCACTTGTGTCTGttgttaatgatgatgatgtgGTTAATATGATGGAGGAGTATGATAAGTTGGGTTCTGGAGATGGGTTTACTAGGCTTAGGATTTTCTTGTTTTCGCAATCGGAGCAAGATGGTTCGGCGCATTTTATTGATGGGGATGATTCGGAGAGGAGGTATGTGGATGCGTTGAATAGTTTGAATGATGCTTCTGAGCTTAGGAGGTTGCAACAAATGGAGTTTCCTATGATTGGAACAATTGAGGATATTCATGTGGGCGATCAGTTTGGGAATCCGATGGGTTTGGAAAATGGGATTCATAGCCAGAGAAGTGGGGAGCTAGGCATGTCGCCGTATAATTTGCATCATATACCGATTCAGCATCAGCAACCTATGGGACAGAGGTATAATGAAATTGATGCTCAGTGGAATCCTGGTTATTACTCTCCCAGGCATCATGGTCTTAGTCATCATGACTCTAGATCATCATTGGTTGATTATCCATCTTCTCCATCTGCAACGAGATACCGTGTGCCGTTTCCTGATATGCCAGATAAGGGAATCGATAGAGTGTCTGAAGACTATGCTCGGCATCACGGAAATCATCACCATCCTTTGTATGAGAATCAACCTCAGTATCCTGAGAATGTTGTGTGGCTGCCAACTGGAGCAGCACATGGTGATAAGTCTGGTTTTCAAGGCAACGTTCTTCATAGTTCCCATGGCCATGATGGTAATAATATATGTGAGCACTGTCGAATGAATTTTCAGAGAGCTCAACCTCATTTGGAGCATCCTAATATGCTTCCACCTGTATCCGTTCCATGTCCAGAATGCCACTCTAGCAGGGAAGCTCTCGCTGTGAATGTTGATGCCAAGTTACCACCTTCTATGTATCCCAATGATATTCAGAATCATGAGAGGGCTTGTGGTTTGCAGCATCAGGGTTCTGGAAGAGTGTCTGATCATTATGTTGGTGATGTTCCGATCATTAATTTCCCTCCTGGACATGGTAGTTTGATTGACGGGCATGCTCTTCCTTCCAGTCATGTTCACCAACAGGTTGGACCTGAATTGGGGGTTGAACTGTTCCCTGACCAAACCATGGCTGCTATGCCACATCTAAAAATTCCTTCATTGGAAGAATCTAGTGCGCAGTATGGAAATGTACCGTCTACTTATGGAGTAGATAATAATTACGCCATGCCTCGTGGACATGCACCTGGTTATACTCTTTGGACAAATGGTCCAACTCCAGTTCATATTGGACCACCATACGAGGCAACGACTCTACATCAGCCAGTTGATGGTGTGACAAATGCCGGACTGTTCAGAGGAGAGGGAAGACCAGGTTTTTTCATTGGAACGGATAGTCAAAGTCTTTGGGTTGATTCGTCACAGAAATTTTCTGGTCATGATGGGTCCGCCATCCCAGAATACCCTTATGCAAATGCTCCGAAGTTAAATCCAATTCCCACCGGTCAGGAAATTCAACACCCAATTATTCTAGATGCCACCATTCATCCCCCACAAGACGGAAATGCTGGTACTTGCGTGGAACCTGTGCAGCTGCAAAAATCTTCTCTTAATATCATTCACAATAACGAGGTTTTAATAAATGATGCTCATTTGACTGAAGTGATGGGTTTGCAATCTGTAAGTTTGCTTGGAGAAGGAAACAAGTCAAAATGTGAAGATAAGGTTGAAAACTTTAATGTGCAAAGGGTATCTTCTCGAGATCAAAATCAAATTGTTGAAGATGTATCCAACGCTGCTGCTGTTATTGTTGAGTCTAATAATTCATCCTTGAAACCTTCATCAGAGTTTGGATTTGTCGAGAAACTGGTTGATAAGGACTGTTCTGATCCCGGAGATTCTCAGCATTTAGTTGATCAATTCAATATCTTGCCTGAGTTAATTGCTTCTGTTAAAAAGGCTGCATTGGAATGTCATGATGAGGTGAAACCCACAGGTGAAGAGCATGCCGATTGTCAGATGAACAATTCAAATACCAGAGAAGAAACAGAAAAAGAAGTTGAGCCAGTG AATGCTCTTGGTGATTTAGAATTAGACACTGAAAATGACCATGTAGATACTTCTAAAATTGAGCCTACAAAAGCTGAGGCAGAAGCAATTGCTAGGGGATTGCAG ACTATTAGAAATGATGATCTGGAGGAGATCCGCGAGCTAGGTTCTGGAACTTATGGGGCTGTTTATCATGGGAAATGGAAAGGTTCTGATGTTGCCATTAAGAGAATAAAAGCCAGTTGTTTTGCTGGAAGACCATCTGAAAGAGCAAGATTG ATTGCAGATTTCTGGAAGGAGGCATTGATGCTTAGTTCATTGCATCATCCTAATGTTGTCTCCTTTTATGGTATTGTTCGTGATGGCCCTGACGGGTCTTTAGCAACAGTAACAGAGTTCATGGTTAATGGATCTCTGAAACAGTTCTTGCATAAGAAGGACAG AACGATAGATCGTCGGAAGAGGCTCATTATAGCCATGGATGCTGCATTTGGGATGGAGTATTTGCATGGAAAGAACATTGTGCATTTTGATTTGAAATGTGAGAATCTATTAGTCAATATGAGAGATCCACAAAGGCCGGTCTGCAAG ATTGGTGATTTGGGTCTATCAAAGGTTAAACAACACACACTAGTGTCTGGAGGGGTACGAGGAACTTTGCCATGGATGGCACCCGAGCTTCTTAGTGGGAAAAGCAATATGGTGTCAGAGAAG ATTGATGTTTACTCGTTCGGGATAGTCATGTGGGAGTTACTCACCGGCGATGAACCTTATGCTGATATGCATTGTGCTTCAATAATAG